In uncultured Bacteroides sp., the following proteins share a genomic window:
- a CDS encoding TonB-dependent receptor encodes MRKKIVHFLLVALLTTFCAASAVAQTVVKGKVVDAETNEPLIGASVMVEGTTQGVVTDLDGLFTLNVKSAKKTLFFKYIGYNDLKMKVGQTGKVDLGTVKMEANAVALSDITITSSIAIQRKTPVAVSTVDPIFIEEKLGTQEFPEILKSTPGVYATKNGGGYGDSKINMRGFQSANVAVMVNGVPMNDMEWGGVYWSNWTGLTDVARSIQTQRGLGASKVSAPSVGGSINVVTRTIDAKKGGFVSYAMGDDGYNKILFNVSTGLTKNGWAMTLLGGKTWGDGYVKGTEFEAYNYFINIAKKIGDNHQISFSAFGSPQWHNQRSAYDGLSIEGWQQVKNYMNGDSPYKYNATFGYGKNGERKTSSYNVYHKPQLSLNHLWQINDKSSLSTALYASIGRGYGYSGQGYTSTLSNSWFGSTDGTLNTTYRNSDGTFAYDQIYALNEASQNGSQMAMSKSINNHNWYGLLSTFTSSLTKEISYYLGLDLRYYKGQHTNELVDLYGGDFYIDRYRASVSADNNSAAALGSAFTNQKLKVGDVVYRNYNGYVMQEGVFGQIEYNKDKLSSFISGSVSNTGYWRKDLFYYDAQHAKSETLNFIGYTVKGGANYNLTENHNIFANIGYISRAPFFSGGAFLSSTVSNATNPDAINEKIFSLEVGYGYRSQYFSANINAYRTAWLDKTTTRTTTLKNGDRATINMSGVDALHQGVELDLVAHPLNWLDITGMFSIGDWKWNSNATGYFYDSAGQPLTDKYAADGITPIIASGIQAADHAKMTVYQKGTPVGGSAQTTAAAGAKFKLSSDLKVGLDYTLYARNYADFALASTDINMNGSKTFESPWRIPSAGLVDLDASYSFKIGSNRAVLYGNVENLFDQKYIADAFDGGGHTWQSAYRVFYGFGRTYSVRLKLNF; translated from the coding sequence ATGAGAAAAAAAATTGTTCATTTTCTTTTGGTAGCTTTGCTTACAACCTTTTGTGCAGCGAGTGCTGTTGCTCAAACAGTTGTTAAAGGTAAGGTCGTAGATGCAGAAACTAATGAGCCATTGATTGGAGCATCAGTAATGGTTGAGGGAACAACTCAAGGTGTAGTTACTGATCTTGATGGTTTGTTTACTTTGAATGTAAAGTCAGCTAAAAAGACTTTGTTCTTTAAGTACATAGGCTATAACGATTTGAAAATGAAGGTAGGCCAGACCGGGAAGGTTGACTTGGGCACAGTTAAAATGGAAGCTAATGCTGTTGCATTGAGTGACATTACTATTACTTCTTCAATTGCTATTCAGCGTAAAACTCCGGTAGCTGTTTCAACTGTTGATCCAATATTTATTGAAGAAAAGTTAGGAACACAGGAATTTCCGGAAATCCTGAAATCAACTCCAGGCGTTTATGCTACAAAAAATGGTGGTGGTTATGGTGATTCAAAAATCAATATGCGTGGTTTCCAATCAGCCAATGTTGCTGTTATGGTTAATGGCGTTCCTATGAATGATATGGAATGGGGTGGCGTATATTGGAGTAACTGGACTGGGCTTACTGATGTAGCAAGATCAATACAAACTCAAAGAGGTCTTGGTGCTTCTAAAGTTTCTGCTCCATCTGTTGGTGGTTCTATTAATGTTGTAACCCGTACTATTGATGCCAAAAAAGGCGGTTTTGTTTCTTATGCAATGGGTGACGACGGATATAACAAAATCCTTTTTAATGTTTCTACCGGCTTAACAAAGAACGGATGGGCAATGACTCTTCTTGGTGGTAAAACATGGGGAGACGGATATGTAAAAGGTACAGAATTTGAAGCCTACAACTATTTCATTAATATAGCTAAAAAAATCGGAGATAATCATCAGATTTCATTTTCTGCATTTGGATCACCTCAATGGCACAACCAACGTAGTGCTTATGATGGATTATCTATTGAAGGTTGGCAGCAGGTTAAAAACTATATGAATGGAGATAGTCCCTATAAATATAACGCTACTTTTGGATATGGAAAAAATGGAGAACGTAAAACCTCTTCATATAACGTATATCATAAACCTCAGCTTTCATTAAACCACTTATGGCAGATTAACGATAAATCAAGTTTAAGTACAGCTTTATATGCTTCTATTGGTCGTGGTTATGGTTATAGTGGCCAGGGTTACACTAGTACACTGTCTAATTCATGGTTTGGATCAACTGATGGAACTTTAAATACAACTTATCGTAATTCTGATGGTACATTTGCTTATGATCAGATCTATGCATTGAATGAAGCTAGTCAGAACGGTTCTCAAATGGCAATGTCTAAATCAATTAATAATCATAACTGGTATGGATTGCTTTCTACTTTTACATCTTCTTTAACTAAAGAGATTAGTTATTATTTGGGTCTTGACTTAAGATATTACAAAGGTCAGCATACAAATGAATTGGTAGATCTTTATGGCGGTGATTTCTATATTGACCGTTATCGTGCTAGTGTCTCTGCTGATAATAATAGTGCTGCTGCTTTAGGTTCAGCATTTACAAATCAAAAATTAAAGGTAGGTGATGTTGTATATCGTAATTATAACGGTTATGTAATGCAAGAAGGTGTTTTTGGACAGATAGAATATAATAAAGATAAATTAAGTTCATTTATTTCAGGTTCTGTATCAAATACAGGTTATTGGAGAAAAGATCTTTTCTATTATGATGCACAACATGCAAAATCTGAAACTCTTAACTTTATTGGTTATACTGTAAAAGGTGGTGCAAACTATAACTTAACAGAAAATCACAATATATTTGCCAATATTGGTTATATCTCTCGTGCTCCTTTCTTCTCTGGTGGTGCATTCCTTTCTTCAACAGTAAGTAATGCTACAAACCCAGATGCTATAAATGAAAAGATATTCTCTCTTGAAGTTGGTTATGGTTACCGTTCTCAATATTTCTCTGCCAATATTAATGCCTATCGTACTGCTTGGTTGGATAAAACTACAACCAGAACAACTACCTTGAAAAATGGAGATCGTGCAACAATCAATATGTCTGGTGTTGATGCTCTTCACCAGGGTGTTGAACTTGATCTTGTTGCTCATCCTCTTAATTGGTTAGATATTACAGGTATGTTTTCTATTGGAGATTGGAAATGGAATAGCAATGCAACTGGATATTTCTATGATTCAGCAGGCCAGCCATTAACTGATAAATATGCTGCAGATGGCATAACTCCTATAATTGCTTCTGGCATTCAGGCTGCTGATCATGCTAAGATGACAGTTTATCAAAAAGGTACACCTGTAGGAGGTTCTGCACAAACAACTGCTGCTGCAGGAGCTAAATTTAAACTGAGCAGTGATTTGAAAGTGGGCTTAGATTATACTTTGTATGCACGTAATTATGCAGATTTTGCTTTAGCATCAACTGATATTAATATGAACGGTTCTAAGACTTTTGAAAGTCCATGGCGTATTCCTTCTGCTGGTTTAGTAGATCTTGATGCTAGTTATTCATTTAAGATTGGTAGTAATAGAGCTGTTTTATATGGTAATGTAGAAAACTTATTCGATCAGAAATATATTGCTGATGCTTTTGATGGTGGTGGTCATACCTGGCAATCTGCTTACCGTGTATTTTATGGATTTGGCCGTACATACTCTGTAAGACTTAAACTAAACTTCTAA
- the ettA gene encoding energy-dependent translational throttle protein EttA yields MADDKKIIFSMVGVSKAFQPNKQVLKNIYLSFFYGAKIGIIGLNGSGKSTLLKIIAGLEKSYQGEVVFSPGYSVGYLAQEPYLDDTKTVKEVVMEGVQSTVDALTEYEAINLKFGEPEYYEDQDKMDALFARQAELQDIIDATDAWNLDSKLERAMDALRCPPEDQSVKNLSGGERRRVALCRLLLQQPDVLLLDEPTNHLDAESIDWLEQHLQQYEGTVIAITHDRYFLDHVAGWILELDRGEGIPWKGNYSSWLEQKTKRMEMEEKTVSKRRKTLERELEWVRLAPKARQAKGKARLNSYDKLLNEDQKEKEEKLEIFIPNGPRLGNKVIEVKGVTKAYGDKLLFDNLEFNLPPNGIVGVIGPNGAGKTTLFRLIMGLDHVDKGTFEVGETVKIAYVDQQHKDIDPNKSVYQVISGGNELMRLGGRDINARAYLSRFNFAGGDQEKLCGVLSGGERNRLHLAMALKEEGNVLLLDEPTNDIDVNTLRALEEGLEEFAGCAVVISHDRWFLDRICTHILAFEGNSEVFFFEGSYSEYEENKMKRLGNEEPKRVRYRKLIVD; encoded by the coding sequence ATGGCTGACGATAAAAAGATAATTTTCTCAATGGTAGGGGTTAGCAAAGCTTTTCAACCCAACAAACAAGTTTTAAAAAATATCTATCTTTCATTTTTTTATGGAGCAAAGATTGGTATTATTGGTCTCAATGGATCCGGAAAATCCACTTTACTTAAGATTATTGCAGGACTTGAAAAGTCTTATCAGGGAGAGGTGGTCTTTTCTCCAGGATATTCTGTAGGGTATCTGGCACAGGAACCTTATTTAGATGATACCAAAACAGTGAAAGAAGTAGTAATGGAAGGTGTACAAAGCACAGTTGATGCTTTAACTGAATATGAGGCTATCAATCTGAAATTTGGTGAACCTGAGTATTATGAGGATCAGGATAAGATGGATGCTCTTTTTGCCCGCCAAGCAGAATTGCAGGATATAATTGATGCAACTGATGCATGGAATCTGGATAGTAAGCTGGAAAGAGCGATGGATGCACTTCGTTGCCCACCTGAAGATCAGTCGGTTAAAAATCTGTCGGGTGGAGAGCGCAGACGAGTAGCATTATGCCGCTTGTTGCTTCAGCAACCGGATGTGCTGTTGCTTGATGAGCCTACCAACCATTTAGATGCCGAATCTATTGATTGGTTGGAACAACATTTGCAACAATATGAGGGTACGGTTATTGCAATCACGCACGACCGTTATTTCTTGGATCATGTTGCCGGATGGATTCTTGAACTTGATCGTGGAGAAGGAATTCCCTGGAAAGGAAATTACTCTTCCTGGTTGGAACAGAAAACCAAACGTATGGAAATGGAGGAAAAAACTGTAAGTAAACGCAGAAAAACTCTTGAACGAGAACTTGAATGGGTGCGTTTGGCACCGAAAGCTCGTCAGGCAAAAGGTAAAGCTCGTTTGAACTCTTACGATAAATTGTTGAATGAGGATCAGAAAGAGAAAGAAGAAAAGCTTGAAATATTTATTCCTAACGGACCTCGTCTGGGTAATAAAGTAATAGAAGTAAAAGGTGTAACAAAAGCATATGGAGATAAGCTGTTGTTTGATAACCTTGAATTTAATCTTCCACCTAATGGTATAGTAGGAGTGATTGGCCCGAATGGTGCCGGTAAAACAACTCTTTTCCGTTTGATTATGGGATTAGATCATGTTGATAAAGGCACATTCGAAGTGGGTGAAACAGTTAAAATAGCCTATGTGGATCAACAGCATAAAGATATTGATCCTAATAAGAGCGTTTATCAGGTGATTTCGGGTGGAAATGAACTGATGCGTTTGGGTGGACGAGATATCAATGCTCGTGCATACCTTTCCCGCTTTAATTTTGCCGGAGGTGATCAGGAAAAGCTTTGCGGGGTACTTTCCGGTGGTGAGCGTAACCGTCTTCACCTTGCTATGGCTTTGAAAGAAGAAGGAAACGTTTTGTTGCTCGATGAGCCAACCAATGATATTGATGTTAACACACTTCGTGCACTCGAAGAAGGTTTAGAGGAATTTGCCGGATGTGCAGTTGTTATCTCTCACGACCGTTGGTTCCTTGATAGAATCTGTACCCATATTCTTGCTTTTGAAGGCAACTCAGAAGTCTTTTTCTTTGAGGGTTCATATTCCGAATATGAAGAAAATAAGATGAAACGCTTAGGAAATGAAGAACCAAAGCGGGTTAGATATAGAAAATTGATAGTAGATTGA
- a CDS encoding nucleotidyl transferase AbiEii/AbiGii toxin family protein, which produces MNDAYKKQVALLIKIIPSVYKIKDFAVHGGTAINLFHKDMPRYSVDIDLTYLPLKYREESLKNINIHLLELKQMIEKTIPGIKVIHKSDIWKLLCIKDGATVKIEVNGIKRGIIGISEDKSLCAKAQLEFKMGCKARIVPFTQLYGGKIVAALSRQHPRDLFDCKYMNLGSFDEVKDGFMFCLLGSDKPIIESLQPNSIDQEDALKNQFEGMSDQLFSYDDYLAARKELIEKVNKNLTQEDKKFLFSFEQGEPDWNKCCAGNLSNFPSIKWKLQNLLKLKKTNPEKFSVGIEKLRNFLFSSFD; this is translated from the coding sequence ATGAATGATGCTTATAAGAAACAAGTGGCACTTTTAATAAAAATAATACCTTCTGTATATAAAATAAAGGACTTTGCAGTGCATGGTGGTACTGCTATTAATTTGTTTCATAAGGATATGCCTCGTTATTCTGTTGATATAGATTTGACTTATTTACCTTTAAAATATCGGGAGGAAAGTCTGAAAAATATCAATATCCATTTGCTAGAGTTAAAGCAGATGATAGAGAAAACAATACCTGGCATCAAAGTAATCCATAAGTCTGATATTTGGAAACTGTTATGCATCAAAGACGGAGCTACAGTTAAAATAGAGGTAAACGGAATTAAAAGAGGTATTATTGGCATTTCAGAGGACAAATCACTTTGCGCAAAAGCTCAATTGGAATTTAAAATGGGTTGTAAAGCCAGAATAGTTCCATTTACTCAGTTGTATGGCGGTAAAATCGTAGCTGCATTAAGCCGTCAACATCCACGTGATCTTTTTGACTGTAAATATATGAATCTTGGCTCCTTTGATGAAGTGAAAGATGGATTCATGTTTTGCCTTTTAGGCAGCGACAAGCCTATCATAGAGTCATTGCAACCGAATTCGATTGATCAAGAAGATGCATTGAAAAATCAATTTGAAGGTATGTCTGATCAGTTATTTTCATATGACGATTACTTAGCTGCTCGTAAGGAATTAATTGAGAAAGTAAATAAGAATCTGACACAAGAGGATAAGAAATTTCTTTTTTCTTTTGAGCAAGGAGAACCAGACTGGAATAAATGTTGTGCTGGAAACCTAAGTAATTTCCCTTCAATTAAGTGGAAACTTCAGAATCTTTTAAAACTAAAGAAAACTAATCCAGAAAAATTTAGTGTAGGAATTGAAAAACTTCGAAATTTTCTTTTTTCTTCGTTCGATTAA
- a CDS encoding type IV toxin-antitoxin system AbiEi family antitoxin domain-containing protein, which yields MGVELKNKLNQLLLKKNPGGLYFSVWLKKNGYSDQLLKKYRESAWFSALSSGVMYRTGDKLQSFAVLNSYNEQINKKFYIAAHSALELFGFNHYVPMGKPLLVIGHPKKQFVPSWMKKVDLDRTLKFFSTETFSKPQLSTFSNEYPQLMASIPEQAFLECLLLAPKQYSFMDLFYIMEQLTILRPEILQLLLENTDNIKVKRIFLYMAEKAGHYWFDSLDINKINLGSGKHKLTEKGVYVPKYKITIPKDLYEYE from the coding sequence ATGGGTGTAGAATTAAAAAATAAACTCAACCAGTTGCTGCTGAAAAAGAATCCTGGAGGTTTATATTTTTCGGTCTGGTTAAAGAAAAATGGCTATTCAGATCAGCTATTAAAGAAATATAGAGAATCGGCATGGTTTTCAGCCTTATCGAGTGGAGTTATGTACCGTACTGGTGATAAGCTACAGTCTTTTGCTGTTCTGAATAGTTATAATGAACAGATAAATAAAAAATTTTATATAGCAGCACATTCAGCATTAGAGCTTTTTGGTTTTAATCATTATGTGCCTATGGGGAAACCGTTATTAGTTATAGGACATCCTAAAAAGCAATTTGTTCCCTCTTGGATGAAGAAAGTTGATCTTGATCGTACATTAAAGTTTTTTTCAACAGAAACTTTTTCCAAGCCACAATTAAGTACATTTAGTAATGAATATCCTCAATTAATGGCTTCTATTCCAGAGCAGGCTTTTCTGGAATGTTTGCTATTGGCCCCTAAACAATATTCCTTTATGGATCTTTTTTATATAATGGAACAATTGACAATACTTCGACCAGAAATATTGCAATTATTATTAGAAAACACAGATAACATAAAGGTTAAAAGAATATTCCTTTATATGGCTGAAAAAGCAGGACATTATTGGTTTGACTCGCTTGACATTAATAAAATAAATTTAGGTTCAGGAAAACATAAGTTAACTGAGAAGGGAGTTTATGTCCCCAAATATAAAATAACAATCCCCAAAGATTTGTACGAATATGAATGA